A genome region from Christensenella minuta includes the following:
- a CDS encoding VanW family protein, producing MRNYKPVRGRRVVNKKRVAIFGVAVAAAVIAIVFCVYMFSDVKLTAEDEQELFRTGTFVEGVSVEGIQLGGLTYAQGEAKVKPVAEELMNDNKIEFTVRDEQYSYPLADVGVSVGYEDQLKAAMLYGREGKRWDLMFGEPEAKDFPLDYTFDETKLVSRIDTDSAAWGEEAVDASYAVDKTFDEDDLTTGGSLVKQEPKDGWTVNVDEIKETAKNQIEARNFAPFEAQVEVIKGSAEAPQGELVLMGSATTTVSGSAARKYNVWKMSDILNGAVFKPGEVFSINDTAGDRTLESGWKAAPGIENGTYTDQPGGGICQVSSTMYNAALKAEMDIVARVPHTIMAKYVPKGMDATISTGGPDFKVKNPYESNMVMIIKCNIPDSKLTVEIYGPVDRDYYLEFDQKLTGEEAMPAIQYKTNSALEKYQVERTKVGQTYEQYTIYARQVDKETDKPIGDWYELTTSTYHAIAPVVELGSGIPLPAEGTSLEEVQAQAAELKAAEEAANNPPPSEDPNAQPSQPAEPSAQPTETTDPAADPSAVPQAG from the coding sequence ATGAGGAACTACAAGCCTGTGCGGGGGCGCAGGGTCGTGAATAAAAAGAGGGTCGCAATCTTCGGTGTAGCGGTTGCCGCAGCGGTTATTGCGATTGTTTTTTGTGTCTATATGTTTTCGGATGTGAAGCTGACGGCCGAAGACGAACAGGAGCTTTTCCGCACGGGAACGTTTGTGGAGGGCGTTTCCGTTGAGGGAATCCAACTTGGAGGCCTGACGTACGCGCAAGGCGAAGCAAAAGTAAAGCCCGTTGCGGAAGAGCTGATGAACGATAATAAGATCGAATTTACCGTAAGGGACGAGCAATATTCCTATCCCCTGGCGGACGTGGGCGTTTCCGTGGGATATGAAGACCAGCTTAAGGCGGCTATGCTGTATGGCCGGGAAGGCAAACGCTGGGACCTGATGTTCGGCGAGCCGGAAGCGAAGGATTTTCCGCTGGACTATACCTTTGACGAAACGAAGCTCGTTTCCCGTATCGATACGGACAGTGCCGCCTGGGGCGAGGAAGCGGTGGATGCTTCCTATGCGGTAGATAAAACCTTTGACGAGGACGACCTTACGACAGGCGGAAGCCTTGTCAAGCAAGAACCGAAGGATGGCTGGACGGTCAATGTGGACGAAATCAAGGAGACTGCGAAAAACCAAATCGAAGCAAGGAACTTTGCTCCCTTCGAGGCGCAGGTCGAAGTGATAAAGGGAAGCGCGGAGGCGCCGCAGGGGGAATTGGTGCTTATGGGCTCTGCGACCACAACCGTAAGCGGCAGCGCCGCAAGGAAATATAATGTATGGAAAATGAGCGACATCCTGAACGGCGCGGTCTTTAAGCCGGGCGAGGTGTTCTCGATCAACGATACGGCGGGCGACCGGACGCTGGAATCCGGATGGAAGGCGGCTCCGGGAATCGAAAACGGTACCTATACGGACCAGCCGGGCGGCGGTATCTGCCAGGTTTCGTCCACTATGTATAACGCCGCGCTCAAGGCAGAGATGGATATTGTGGCGCGCGTGCCGCATACCATCATGGCGAAATATGTACCCAAGGGGATGGACGCGACGATCTCCACGGGCGGCCCTGACTTCAAGGTTAAAAATCCGTACGAGTCGAATATGGTAATGATTATCAAATGCAATATCCCGGACTCCAAGCTCACGGTAGAGATTTACGGCCCGGTAGACAGGGACTATTATCTGGAATTCGACCAGAAGCTCACGGGCGAGGAGGCCATGCCCGCGATTCAGTACAAGACGAATTCGGCGCTGGAAAAATACCAGGTGGAACGCACGAAGGTAGGCCAGACATACGAGCAGTATACGATTTATGCGCGGCAGGTAGATAAGGAGACGGATAAACCGATTGGCGACTGGTACGAACTGACCACCTCCACCTACCATGCCATTGCCCCGGTGGTGGAACTTGGCAGCGGTATTCCGCTTCCTGCGGAGGGAACGTCCCTCGAAGAGGTACAGGCACAGGCGGCGGAGCTTAAGGCAGCGGAGGAAGCGGCAAACAATCCGCCGCCGTCGGAAGATCCGAACGCACAGCCAAGCCAGCCTGCGGAGCCGTCTGCGCAGCCGACGGAAACGACCGATCCGGCGGCAGACCCAAG
- a CDS encoding VanW family protein has translation MSRELGNNEEENRRHTARKIGEEPAQDAPETGNAAAVGEGAQPESMIEPEDAPAADVSASGAGPEAADEETAEAAAQPELNCETCSEPGDQRTFGKNKLEEPLRVERERKPWSTKKKVILIVIIAAVAAAAVLTYFFLGQSRGLAGDDLRQIMDNGTFYEGVSIEGVDLSGKTIDEARPEIETKVDEALKDVSIDYKVNEDTYTLTSAELGAKADVDEALRTAMLYGREGTFAQRSQAIETARMQGVEIEMPFSYDQATILASIQANDEKINIPAQNASVVINKQVDEDKLFTDAGIDYKESVTGLEVNGQELADAVYAQLEQNNFEPVTANTQVTQPELTIDQIKDEYAVIGDFSTKYASSAFGRRYNIWKMADIINGVEILPGETWSINEEAGPRTYSRGWKGAPGISDGEYKEEAGGGICQVSSTLYGAVLRGEVEVVDRSHHSWPLDYVPGGLDATISTGAPDFVIKNNYDVPIYIIAKCDGEGAKTIQVQIYGPKFADGLTREFTSELIGTFGGGKVNYIDDPSLPAGTEQTIIKEHIGKKYQTYKHYYDADGNEVKVEKFSVETYDNKPAKVRRGTGTVTPETPVTPDPTPTPTTPETPVTPDPTPTTPEPPAVPETPATDPAAGA, from the coding sequence ATGTCCAGGGAATTAGGAAACAACGAAGAAGAAAACAGGAGGCATACGGCGCGCAAGATCGGGGAAGAACCCGCGCAGGATGCACCTGAAACGGGAAACGCTGCCGCCGTCGGGGAAGGCGCGCAGCCCGAAAGCATGATAGAGCCGGAAGATGCGCCGGCGGCAGACGTATCGGCGTCAGGCGCAGGGCCGGAGGCGGCGGACGAGGAGACGGCGGAAGCCGCGGCGCAGCCGGAGCTGAACTGTGAAACGTGCAGCGAGCCCGGGGACCAGCGGACGTTTGGGAAAAATAAACTGGAAGAACCGCTTCGGGTAGAACGGGAACGGAAACCGTGGAGCACCAAAAAGAAGGTGATCCTGATCGTGATAATCGCCGCCGTGGCTGCCGCGGCCGTGCTCACTTATTTTTTTCTGGGGCAGAGCCGCGGGCTTGCGGGCGACGACCTCCGGCAAATCATGGACAACGGCACGTTTTATGAAGGCGTCTCCATAGAAGGGGTAGACCTTTCGGGAAAAACAATAGACGAAGCGCGCCCGGAAATCGAGACCAAGGTAGACGAAGCCCTGAAAGATGTTTCGATTGATTACAAGGTCAACGAAGACACTTATACGCTTACCAGCGCTGAGCTTGGCGCGAAAGCGGATGTGGACGAAGCGCTCAGGACGGCGATGCTTTACGGCCGTGAAGGAACCTTTGCGCAGCGCAGTCAGGCTATCGAGACTGCCAGGATGCAGGGCGTGGAGATCGAGATGCCATTTTCGTACGACCAGGCTACGATCCTCGCATCCATTCAGGCAAACGACGAAAAGATCAACATTCCGGCTCAGAATGCTTCCGTGGTCATCAACAAACAGGTTGACGAAGACAAGCTGTTTACGGATGCCGGGATCGACTATAAAGAATCCGTAACAGGACTTGAGGTTAACGGCCAGGAGCTTGCGGATGCGGTGTATGCCCAGCTTGAACAGAATAATTTCGAGCCTGTGACGGCAAACACGCAGGTGACGCAGCCCGAACTTACGATCGACCAGATCAAGGACGAATATGCGGTCATCGGCGATTTTTCCACAAAGTACGCGTCCTCCGCTTTCGGACGGCGGTATAATATCTGGAAGATGGCGGATATCATCAACGGCGTGGAAATACTGCCGGGAGAGACATGGTCCATCAACGAGGAAGCCGGCCCGCGTACCTATTCGCGTGGCTGGAAGGGAGCGCCCGGAATCTCGGACGGCGAGTATAAGGAAGAAGCGGGCGGCGGCATTTGCCAGGTATCGTCCACTTTATACGGTGCAGTACTGCGCGGCGAGGTGGAAGTGGTCGACCGTTCGCATCACTCGTGGCCGCTCGATTATGTGCCCGGGGGCCTCGACGCGACGATCTCCACAGGCGCGCCGGATTTTGTAATCAAGAACAACTATGACGTGCCCATCTATATCATTGCGAAATGCGACGGCGAAGGAGCGAAGACCATACAGGTACAGATCTACGGGCCGAAGTTTGCGGACGGCCTTACGCGCGAGTTCACCTCCGAGCTGATCGGCACCTTCGGGGGCGGCAAGGTCAATTATATCGACGACCCAAGCCTGCCTGCCGGTACGGAACAGACGATTATCAAGGAGCACATTGGTAAGAAATACCAGACTTATAAGCACTACTACGATGCGGACGGCAACGAAGTGAAGGTCGAGAAATTCAGCGTCGAAACGTACGATAACAAACCAGCTAAGGTAAGGCGCGGTACGGGCACGGTAACGCCGGAAACCCCGGTAACGCCGGATCCGACGCCAACGCCAACGACGCCGGAAACCCCGGTAACGCCGGACCCGACGCCAACGACGCCCGAGCCCCCGGCAGTGCCGGAAACCCCGGCAACCGATCCCGCCGCGGGCGCATAA
- a CDS encoding secondary thiamine-phosphate synthase enzyme YjbQ, whose protein sequence is MKTIELQTYKKEAFVNITRSVREEVLRSGLREGIVLVHSPHTTAGVTITENADPDVCADMIHALDAMVPQISYRHAEGNSPAHLKTIIVGNNVSVPVKDGELCLGIWQGIYFCEFDGPRNRQYTITTSSK, encoded by the coding sequence ATGAAAACGATTGAACTCCAAACGTATAAAAAAGAGGCTTTTGTGAACATCACGCGCAGCGTGCGCGAGGAAGTCCTGCGGAGCGGGCTGCGCGAAGGGATCGTGCTAGTGCATTCGCCGCATACGACGGCCGGGGTGACGATTACGGAAAACGCCGATCCGGATGTATGTGCGGACATGATCCATGCCCTGGACGCAATGGTGCCCCAGATTTCTTATCGCCATGCGGAGGGGAATTCACCCGCGCACCTGAAGACCATCATCGTAGGAAATAACGTCAGCGTGCCGGTAAAGGACGGAGAGCTTTGCCTTGGAATCTGGCAGGGAATTTATTTCTGCGAGTTTGACGGGCCGAGAAACCGCCAATATACCATCACGACGAGTTCCAAATAG
- a CDS encoding redox-sensing transcriptional repressor Rex → MSEKISPAVIRRLPKYYRYLEELEGKGIDKISSSQMSLEMGLNASQIRRDLNCFGGFGQQGYGYSVGKLKKEISHILGLDQRYNVIIIGAGRIGQALMGYKNFMLEGFNVVDIFDNDPLKVGTEIEGREVQNIAMLDSYLKDKSIDIAIICTPKEYAQQSADLLVSFGIKAVWNFAPADVAVRRGVAVENVHLSDSLYVLSYKLKEKIKGTGI, encoded by the coding sequence GTGAGTGAAAAGATTTCACCGGCGGTAATTCGCCGTCTGCCAAAATATTACCGGTATCTGGAAGAGCTTGAAGGCAAGGGGATCGACAAAATTTCCTCGTCCCAGATGAGCTTGGAAATGGGCCTCAACGCATCGCAGATCCGCCGCGACCTCAACTGCTTCGGCGGTTTCGGCCAGCAGGGGTACGGATACAGCGTCGGAAAGCTTAAAAAAGAGATATCCCATATTTTGGGCCTTGACCAGCGGTACAATGTCATCATCATCGGCGCAGGGCGGATCGGCCAGGCGCTGATGGGCTACAAAAATTTTATGCTCGAGGGATTCAATGTGGTGGATATCTTTGATAACGACCCGCTTAAGGTGGGAACGGAGATCGAAGGACGCGAGGTGCAGAATATTGCGATGCTGGATTCTTACCTGAAGGACAAGAGCATCGATATCGCCATTATTTGTACGCCCAAGGAATATGCGCAGCAGTCCGCGGACCTTCTGGTAAGCTTTGGTATCAAAGCGGTCTGGAATTTCGCGCCGGCGGACGTAGCGGTGCGCCGCGGGGTGGCGGTCGAAAACGTACACCTTTCGGACAGCCTTTATGTGCTTTCCTATAAACTGAAAGAGAAGATTAAGGGAACGGGGATATGA
- a CDS encoding prepilin-type N-terminal cleavage/methylation domain-containing protein — translation MLHLKQDIFSQVSERREIVMRRRKRTRGFTLVELIIVIAILAILAAILIPGLIGYISTAQESTCLANRATAKRLLLSETALHGLDETEAAQFLSQNSLPPGKICPAGGTVSLKKDGDTWTVSCSIHQNGNTAKSTVEIVNDHVQDLMDKAFADYFKDRPSSKELDSTGTNFGTAIRRDLAELLNIPQDQADQYDFRVYRQTVNGKNEYYVYVFDSLGNHSSGDRIAATRYVFRSGADGSPVLDDSATATGTGQVATKLIDNKDEVKYLNTSEAFWQQDP, via the coding sequence ATGCTACATTTAAAACAAGATATTTTCAGTCAGGTTTCAGAGAGAAGGGAGATCGTCATGCGCAGGCGGAAAAGAACACGGGGATTTACACTGGTCGAGCTTATTATTGTCATTGCCATCCTTGCGATATTGGCAGCTATTCTAATTCCCGGACTGATCGGTTATATCTCCACGGCGCAGGAAAGCACATGCCTTGCCAACCGCGCGACCGCAAAGCGCCTCTTGCTTTCGGAAACGGCCCTTCATGGACTTGATGAGACGGAGGCCGCACAGTTCCTTTCCCAAAACAGCCTGCCGCCCGGCAAAATCTGCCCCGCCGGAGGAACGGTCTCCCTGAAAAAAGACGGAGATACATGGACGGTTTCATGCAGTATCCACCAGAACGGCAATACCGCGAAAAGCACCGTCGAGATTGTAAATGACCATGTGCAGGACCTGATGGACAAAGCCTTTGCCGATTATTTCAAAGACCGTCCGTCTTCCAAAGAATTGGATTCCACCGGCACGAATTTTGGCACCGCCATCCGCCGGGATCTGGCGGAGCTGCTGAATATTCCGCAGGACCAGGCCGACCAATACGATTTCCGTGTATACCGCCAAACCGTAAATGGAAAAAACGAGTATTACGTTTACGTGTTCGATTCGCTGGGCAATCATTCTTCGGGTGACAGAATCGCGGCCACCCGCTATGTGTTCCGGTCCGGCGCGGACGGCAGTCCCGTACTGGATGACAGCGCGACGGCTACGGGCACGGGGCAGGTAGCGACCAAGCTGATCGACAATAAGGACGAGGTCAAGTACCTCAACACCTCCGAGGCTTTCTGGCAGCAGGATCCGTAA
- a CDS encoding DUF4190 domain-containing protein, whose product MICEKCHQEYDGNMTACPYCGNASQQPQPEQPQYQQQPQQPQPEQPQYQQQPQQSYQQQSYQQQSYQQQPPQYQPQYAQQPQGGAKGMSIAAMVCGIIGLVLCWIPFVGLIINAMAIIFYILSRKETPNGMATAGLVCGIIGLVVALIMTILVGVVWSAVTSPWYWY is encoded by the coding sequence ATGATTTGTGAAAAATGTCATCAGGAGTACGACGGCAATATGACCGCCTGCCCCTATTGCGGAAACGCTTCCCAGCAGCCGCAGCCGGAACAACCGCAATATCAGCAGCAGCCGCAGCAGCCGCAGCCGGAACAACCGCAATATCAGCAACAGCCGCAGCAGTCCTACCAGCAACAGTCCTACCAGCAGCAGTCTTATCAGCAGCAGCCGCCCCAGTATCAGCCGCAGTATGCGCAGCAGCCGCAGGGCGGAGCGAAAGGGATGTCCATTGCGGCAATGGTCTGCGGGATCATCGGCCTCGTTCTCTGCTGGATTCCGTTTGTCGGCCTCATCATTAATGCAATGGCAATTATCTTCTATATCCTGTCAAGGAAAGAAACGCCGAACGGCATGGCAACGGCAGGCCTCGTCTGCGGAATTATCGGCCTTGTGGTCGCCCTTATTATGACGATATTGGTCGGTGTGGTCTGGAGTGCCGTAACAAGCCCGTGGTATTGGTATTGA
- a CDS encoding AEC family transporter has protein sequence MLEVLLKALGLICIIILGYVLKKAGFFKPKDYVLISKIALNITLPGAVITSFAAFDFEASLLWLVFIGLGGNLIMSMIGYLTARKRGREMQAFSMINFAGYNIGCFTLPFVQSFLGSYGVVATCMFDAGNSIMCTGGTYALAKTVSGETQKRGLGGFLKTLFSSVPFDVYILMLVLAFLNIGIPEFVVTVSSTVGAANAFVAMLMIGMMFEPALEKQYLKDTAKTLAWRYGMASVFAVLLFFCAPFPLEVRQVLVILVFGPIAALAPVFTERSKGNVALASMINSLSIIISTVVITILLMGMQAAG, from the coding sequence ATGCTCGAGGTATTGTTAAAAGCGCTGGGGCTCATCTGTATCATTATATTGGGCTATGTGCTGAAAAAAGCAGGCTTTTTCAAGCCGAAGGATTATGTGCTCATTTCAAAGATCGCCCTCAATATTACACTGCCGGGCGCGGTGATTACCAGTTTTGCCGCGTTTGATTTCGAGGCCTCCCTCCTGTGGCTCGTTTTCATCGGGCTCGGAGGGAACCTCATTATGTCTATGATCGGCTATCTGACGGCGCGGAAACGGGGACGGGAGATGCAGGCCTTTTCCATGATTAACTTTGCAGGCTATAACATCGGGTGTTTCACCCTTCCTTTTGTGCAGAGCTTCCTTGGGTCGTACGGAGTGGTCGCCACCTGCATGTTCGACGCGGGCAATTCGATCATGTGTACGGGCGGAACGTATGCCCTCGCCAAAACGGTTTCGGGTGAAACGCAAAAACGAGGGCTCGGCGGCTTCCTCAAAACGCTGTTTTCCTCCGTCCCGTTTGACGTATATATTCTTATGCTCGTACTGGCATTCCTGAACATAGGGATACCGGAGTTCGTCGTGACGGTATCTTCTACGGTAGGCGCGGCGAATGCGTTTGTCGCGATGCTGATGATCGGGATGATGTTTGAACCGGCTCTTGAGAAACAATATCTGAAAGATACGGCGAAAACGCTCGCTTGGCGGTATGGGATGGCGTCGGTATTTGCCGTCCTGCTCTTTTTTTGCGCACCCTTTCCGCTCGAAGTGCGGCAAGTCCTGGTGATCCTTGTATTTGGGCCGATCGCAGCGCTGGCGCCCGTATTCACGGAACGCAGCAAGGGAAATGTGGCGCTTGCCAGCATGATTAATTCCCTTTCGATCATAATCAGCACCGTGGTTATCACAATACTTTTGATGGGCATGCAGGCCGCGGGATAG
- a CDS encoding cupin domain-containing protein: protein MMIKRDAQIDREPEYNPCGGEGTFTLTNLVKDHELSTIVKMVAVDAPVASYAKYHQHQGDNELYYILSGKAEYTDNDGSTVILEPGDVSVTYDGEWHGIKQYGDDPLKFLALIIR, encoded by the coding sequence ATGATGATTAAAAGGGATGCGCAGATTGACCGGGAACCCGAGTATAACCCGTGCGGCGGGGAAGGGACGTTTACCCTCACAAATCTTGTGAAGGACCACGAGCTTTCCACGATCGTCAAAATGGTGGCCGTGGATGCACCGGTGGCATCCTACGCAAAATACCACCAGCATCAGGGCGATAACGAGCTTTATTATATCCTGAGCGGAAAAGCGGAGTACACGGATAACGATGGCTCCACCGTGATTCTCGAACCGGGGGACGTATCCGTCACCTACGACGGAGAGTGGCACGGCATCAAGCAGTATGGGGATGATCCTTTGAAGTTCCTGGCGCTGATTATCAGGTAA
- the deoC gene encoding deoxyribose-phosphate aldolase yields the protein MDKPLASYIDHTILKPDAAESKVRELCEEAKKYHFASVCVNLTNVPLCAELLADSGVMVCCVVGFPLGAVTPEVKAYETKRAVELGAQEVDMVINIGQAKDHKWDAVKADIAAVVEAAKDRAHVKVIIEACLLTDEEKVEACRMAKEAGADFVKTSTGFSTGGATPEDVALMRRTVGPDMGVKAAGGIRDYESAMKVISAGANRIGTSNGIAIVEGEK from the coding sequence ATGGATAAACCATTGGCGTCATACATTGACCATACGATCTTGAAACCGGATGCAGCGGAAAGCAAAGTCAGGGAGCTGTGCGAAGAGGCGAAGAAATATCACTTTGCGAGCGTATGCGTGAACCTCACCAACGTGCCGCTCTGCGCGGAGCTGCTCGCGGACTCTGGCGTGATGGTGTGCTGCGTGGTAGGTTTCCCGCTTGGGGCGGTCACGCCGGAGGTAAAAGCATACGAGACGAAGCGCGCAGTAGAGCTGGGAGCGCAGGAAGTGGATATGGTTATCAACATCGGACAGGCCAAGGACCACAAATGGGATGCGGTGAAGGCCGATATCGCCGCGGTAGTGGAAGCGGCGAAAGACAGGGCGCATGTCAAGGTCATCATCGAGGCGTGCCTGCTGACGGATGAGGAGAAGGTGGAAGCATGCAGGATGGCAAAAGAGGCGGGAGCCGATTTTGTGAAGACGTCTACGGGATTTTCCACGGGCGGCGCCACGCCGGAAGACGTTGCGCTGATGCGCAGGACGGTCGGCCCGGATATGGGCGTGAAGGCCGCGGGCGGGATTCGCGACTACGAATCGGCCATGAAGGTCATAAGCGCGGGAGCAAACCGTATTGGCACGAGTAACGGGATTGCGATTGTAGAAGGAGAAAAATGA
- the rbsK gene encoding ribokinase, with amino-acid sequence MRIMKKKIVMFGSYVADLTGTAEHLPRAGETVFGELFKIGPGGKGSNQAVAAHRAGADIILATKLGKDVFGDLARDFYTQEDIAADYVLTDDEKGTGIALICVDQVSKQNQILVVPGACTNFTDADIETLRPAIEAADILLVQFEVNMDALERVMDIARTAGVMVVLNPAPARKVSREFICKADIVTPNEVEAAALTGVSVGDAADAEKAAAVFHEWGIPQVVITMGRRGVFASTPDESRMVRARAVEAVDTTGAGDAFNGGFVTALSEGKDLFEAVEFGNALASLAVQKFGTAPSMPMRSEIEKIL; translated from the coding sequence GTGAGGATTATGAAGAAAAAAATCGTGATGTTCGGGAGCTATGTCGCCGACCTGACGGGAACCGCGGAACATCTTCCCCGCGCGGGGGAGACCGTATTCGGTGAGCTATTCAAGATTGGGCCGGGCGGCAAGGGCAGCAACCAGGCTGTGGCCGCGCACCGCGCGGGGGCGGATATCATCCTCGCGACCAAACTTGGAAAGGATGTATTCGGGGACCTCGCGCGTGATTTTTATACTCAGGAGGATATTGCGGCGGATTACGTTTTGACCGACGATGAAAAAGGCACCGGAATCGCCCTTATCTGTGTGGACCAGGTATCGAAGCAAAACCAGATTCTGGTGGTGCCCGGGGCGTGCACAAATTTTACGGATGCGGATATTGAAACGCTGCGGCCGGCGATTGAGGCGGCGGATATCCTTCTCGTACAGTTTGAGGTGAATATGGATGCCCTCGAGCGCGTAATGGATATTGCCCGGACGGCAGGCGTTATGGTTGTGCTCAATCCCGCGCCGGCGCGGAAGGTCTCGCGCGAGTTTATTTGCAAGGCCGATATCGTCACACCCAACGAAGTAGAGGCGGCGGCCCTTACGGGCGTATCTGTCGGGGATGCGGCGGACGCGGAAAAAGCGGCGGCTGTGTTCCATGAATGGGGTATTCCGCAGGTCGTTATTACCATGGGCAGGCGGGGTGTGTTCGCAAGCACGCCGGACGAATCCCGCATGGTCCGCGCGCGCGCCGTGGAGGCGGTCGACACCACCGGCGCGGGAGACGCGTTCAACGGCGGCTTTGTAACGGCGCTTTCTGAAGGGAAGGACCTGTTTGAGGCGGTCGAATTCGGCAATGCGCTGGCGTCGCTCGCGGTACAGAAATTCGGCACGGCGCCGTCCATGCCGATGCGCAGTGAAATCGAAAAAATATTGTGA
- a CDS encoding xylulokinase has product MRKEDEGIDMPKYLIAHDLGTSGNKATLFTVDGEHVKSKVASYDTNFFNANWAEQNPDDWWKAVCLSTKELMQGIDAGSVSAISFSGQMMGCLCLDRNGVPLRDHIIWADMRAVAEEEFIRTHIDTREFYHITGHRPSASYTLAKLLWIKNNEPDVYKNIYKVLNAKDYIAYKMTGRFLTDYSDATGTNAYDLNAFRWSDKILDAVGVDGELFPEAVPSTHVVGELEKAAAEECGLIPGIPVVIGAGDGTSATVGAGSVSEGITYNCLGSSSWIATTTRKPAFDEEMRIFNWAHAVPGLIAPCGTMQAAGNSYAWMKKQMCGEEALRAKQEGVSVYDLINGKIADSPAGANGLYYLPYLIGERSPRWNPNAKGAFIGLTMEHTHADMLRSVVEGIGMNLRLILDIMRAHIDVKSIIVLGGLAKSDVCLQIFADIFGIGVEPLNHLEEATSIGAAVCAGVGVGELKSFDEVDKFVYPVGVFDPAAENSALYEKMLQVFDHSYYALCGVYEEIAAMANQ; this is encoded by the coding sequence ATGAGAAAAGAGGATGAGGGTATCGATATGCCAAAGTATTTGATCGCACACGATTTAGGGACATCCGGCAACAAAGCAACACTGTTCACAGTGGATGGTGAACATGTGAAAAGTAAGGTCGCCAGCTATGACACAAATTTTTTTAATGCAAATTGGGCGGAGCAAAATCCGGATGACTGGTGGAAAGCGGTCTGTCTGTCCACGAAGGAGCTGATGCAGGGAATCGATGCGGGAAGCGTCTCCGCGATCTCGTTTTCCGGGCAAATGATGGGCTGTCTCTGCCTCGACCGAAACGGCGTGCCGCTCCGGGACCATATTATATGGGCGGACATGCGCGCCGTAGCTGAGGAAGAGTTCATACGGACGCATATTGATACCCGGGAATTCTATCATATCACAGGCCACAGGCCAAGCGCGTCCTATACGCTTGCAAAGCTGCTGTGGATCAAAAATAACGAACCGGATGTCTATAAAAATATCTACAAGGTACTGAATGCAAAGGATTATATCGCCTATAAAATGACGGGACGTTTTCTCACCGATTATTCGGATGCAACGGGAACGAACGCATACGACCTGAACGCCTTCCGCTGGTCGGACAAGATATTAGATGCCGTCGGCGTGGACGGGGAGCTTTTCCCGGAGGCGGTGCCTTCTACGCATGTGGTAGGCGAACTTGAGAAAGCGGCTGCGGAGGAATGCGGGCTGATCCCCGGGATCCCGGTCGTGATCGGCGCGGGCGACGGAACATCGGCCACTGTGGGCGCGGGATCGGTTTCCGAGGGGATTACCTATAACTGCCTCGGTTCTTCTTCGTGGATCGCGACGACGACCCGAAAGCCTGCGTTCGATGAGGAGATGCGTATCTTCAACTGGGCGCATGCGGTGCCGGGGCTGATTGCCCCCTGCGGAACGATGCAGGCGGCGGGCAATTCCTACGCGTGGATGAAAAAACAGATGTGCGGCGAAGAGGCGCTGCGCGCAAAGCAGGAGGGCGTAAGCGTCTATGACCTGATTAACGGCAAGATCGCGGATTCACCCGCAGGCGCAAACGGGCTGTATTACCTGCCCTACCTGATCGGCGAACGGTCGCCGCGGTGGAACCCGAATGCGAAGGGCGCCTTTATCGGCCTTACGATGGAGCATACGCATGCGGATATGCTCAGGAGCGTGGTGGAAGGCATCGGAATGAACCTCAGGCTGATCCTCGATATTATGCGTGCGCATATTGATGTAAAGAGCATCATTGTGCTTGGCGGGCTGGCAAAGTCGGATGTATGCCTGCAGATTTTCGCGGATATTTTTGGCATCGGGGTAGAGCCCCTCAACCATTTGGAAGAGGCGACGTCCATCGGTGCGGCAGTATGCGCGGGCGTGGGTGTGGGCGAATTGAAGAGCTTTGACGAAGTGGATAAATTTGTCTACCCGGTCGGCGTGTTCGATCCGGCCGCTGAAAACAGCGCGCTGTATGAGAAGATGCTTCAGGTTTTTGACCATTCTTATTACGCACTTTGCGGAGTATATGAGGAGATCGCCGCGATGGCAAACCAATGA